From the genome of Mixophyes fleayi isolate aMixFle1 chromosome 2, aMixFle1.hap1, whole genome shotgun sequence, one region includes:
- the EIF4B gene encoding eukaryotic translation initiation factor 4B isoform X1, translating to MAASDGFCVDSPAHLAKKNKKKGKTLTLTDFLADDGSPNVGVGGGGGGGGGGGGGGSTYAPKPVNWADETDDLEGDVSTTWHSNDDDMYRNPPIDRSILPTAPRAAREPNVDRSRLPKSPPFTAFLGNLPYDVTEESIQKFFRGLNISAVRLPREPSNPERLKGFGYAEFDDLDSLLRALSLNEESLGNRRIRVDIADQAQDKDRDDRSFGRDRDRNRDSDKTDSSDWRARPTTDTADDYPPRRGDDSFGGDRYRSDRYESDRYRDGPRRDGDRFDRDRGRDRYDDRDRKDYDRGYDSRGGGGGRRAFGSGYRRDDDYRGGGGGGGGGGGGGDRYGDRYDDRRDDKSDRWNGYSRNDESRREERGPPQRPKLILKPRTAPKEEETSGVPAASSRAASIFGGAKPVDTAAREREVEERLQKEQEKMQHRHLDDDRPRQIERKPRERHPSWRSEDNQERSRTGSESSQTGNSGSSSRISRRRESEKSVENEVFGKDEDSPSSKSPKSDSQVPLKVMPAPPPKENAWVKRSTAPPPSRSLSSESSQSGGERSHDSERHSVTGQRGGDENKEDPDHASKTSGHSMEDHSRTTDRQERKESDSKVIPVSKRKEVQAAKFSQESKYAALAVDGEEETEEYAD from the exons CTAAGAAAAACAAGAAGAAGGGGAAGACCCTGACCCTCACTGACTTTTTAGCAGATGATGGGAGCCCTAACGTTGGTGTCGGTGGTGGTGGGGGTGGAGGTGGAGGTGGAGGTGGCGGTGGCAGCACCTATGCCCCAAAACCTGTCAATTGGGCAGATGAGACTGATGATTTGGAGGGAGATG TCTCGACAACATGGCAtagcaatgatgatgatatgtacagAAACCCCCCAATTGATCGTTCCATCCTGCCAACTGCTCCTCGAGCTGCACGAGAACCTAATGTGGACCGAAGCCGTCTGCCTAAAAGTCCTCCCTTCACTGCCTTCCTTGGGAACCTTCCCTATGATGTGACTGAAGAGTCCATACAGAAGTTCTTCAGGGGATTGAAT ATCAGTGCTGTTCGCTTACCCCGTGAGCCCAGCAATCCAGAGAGATTAAAAGGCTTTGGTTATGCGGAATTTGATGACTTGGACTCGCTTCTACGGGCTTTGAGTCTTAATGAAGAA TCTCTAGGGAACAGACGGATAAGAGTGGACATAGCTGATCAGGCACAGGATAAAG ATCGCGATGACCGCTCATTTGGCAGAGATCGAGACCGCAATCGAGATTCTGACAAGACAGATTCGTCTGATTGGCGGGCGCGTCCCACCACAGACACTGCCGATGACTATCCTCCCCGTCGTGGAGATGACAGCTTTGGAGGCGACC GGTATCGTAGTGACCGCTATGAATCGGACCGGTACCGTGATGGCCCACGTAGGGATGGCGATCGCTTTGATCGTGACAGAGGAAGAGATCGTTATGATGACCGTGATCGCAAGGATTATGATAGAG gttATGATTCCCGTGGAGGTGGTGGCGGCAGAAGAGCATTTGGTAGTGGCTACCGTCGTGATGATGATTacagaggtggtggtggtggtggtggtggaggaggcggaggaggagatCGATATGGTGATAGATATGATGACCGGCGAGATGACAAATCGGACAGGTGGAATGGCTACTCCCGGAATGACGAAAGCAGGAGGGAAGAACGAG gTCCTCCCCAAAGGCCAAAGTTGATCCTCAAACCACGTACTGCTCCCAAAGAGGAAGAAACCAGTGGAGTTCCTGCAGCATCCAGTCGAGCAGCCTCCATTTTTGGTGGCGCCAAACCTGTGGACACGGCTGCTAGAGAGCGCGAAGTAGAAGAACGATTGCAGAAGGAGCAAGAGAAAATGCAGCATCGTCATTTGGATGATGACCGACCTCGACAGATAGAGAGAAAGCCGAGGGAAAG ACATCCAAGTTGGCGCAGTGAAGATAACCAAGAGCGCTCTAGGACTGGAAGTGAGTCTTCTCAAACGGGGAACAGCGGATCGTCATCAAGGA TCTCACGAAGAAGGGAAAGTGAGAAGTCTGTAGAGAATGAAGTCTTTGGAAAAGATGAGGACTCTCCGAGCTCGAAATCCCCCAAATCTGACTCCCAAGTCCCATTAAAAGTCATGCCTGCTCCTCCACCTAAGGAGAATGCGTGGGTAAAACGTAGTACAGCGCCTCCACCCTCTCGCTCCCTCAGTTCAGAATCCTCTCAAAG TGGAGGAGAAAGATCTCATGATTCTGAAAGGCATTCTGTGACAGGGCAAAGAGGAG GAGATGAGAATAAAGAAGATCCAGATCATGCATCAAAGACTAGTGGGCACAGCATGGAAGATCACAGCAGAACAACTGATAG gcAAGAAAGGAAGGAATCAGATTCAAAGGTAATACCGGTGTCAAAGAGAAAGGAAGTGCAGGCAGCT AAATTTAGCCAAGAGAGTAAGTACGCAGCTTTGGCCGTGGATGGGGAAGAGGAGACTGAAGAATACGCAGACTAA
- the EIF4B gene encoding eukaryotic translation initiation factor 4B isoform X3 produces MAASDGFCVDSPAHLAKKNKKKGKTLTLTDFLADDGSPNVGVGGGGGGGGGGGGGGSTYAPKPVNWADETDDLEGDVSTTWHSNDDDMYRNPPIDRSILPTAPRAAREPNVDRSRLPKSPPFTAFLGNLPYDVTEESIQKFFRGLNISAVRLPREPSNPERLKGFGYAEFDDLDSLLRALSLNEESLGNRRIRVDIADQAQDKDRDDRSFGRDRDRNRDSDKTDSSDWRARPTTDTADDYPPRRGDDSFGGDRYRSDRYESDRYRDGPRRDGDRFDRDRGRDRYDDRDRKDYDRGYDSRGGGGGRRAFGSGYRRDDDYRGGGGGGGGGGGGGDRYGDRYDDRRDDKSDRWNGYSRNDESRREERGPPQRPKLILKPRTAPKEEETSGVPAASSRAASIFGGAKPVDTAAREREVEERLQKEQEKMQHRHLDDDRPRQIERKPRERHPSWRSEDNQERSRTGSESSQTGNSGSSSRISRRRESEKSVENEVFGKDEDSPSSKSPKSDSQVPLKVMPAPPPKENAWVKRSTAPPPSRSLSSESSQSGGERSHDSERHSVTGQRGGDENKEDPDHASKTSGHSMEDHSRTTDRQERKESDSKKFSQESKYAALAVDGEEETEEYAD; encoded by the exons CTAAGAAAAACAAGAAGAAGGGGAAGACCCTGACCCTCACTGACTTTTTAGCAGATGATGGGAGCCCTAACGTTGGTGTCGGTGGTGGTGGGGGTGGAGGTGGAGGTGGAGGTGGCGGTGGCAGCACCTATGCCCCAAAACCTGTCAATTGGGCAGATGAGACTGATGATTTGGAGGGAGATG TCTCGACAACATGGCAtagcaatgatgatgatatgtacagAAACCCCCCAATTGATCGTTCCATCCTGCCAACTGCTCCTCGAGCTGCACGAGAACCTAATGTGGACCGAAGCCGTCTGCCTAAAAGTCCTCCCTTCACTGCCTTCCTTGGGAACCTTCCCTATGATGTGACTGAAGAGTCCATACAGAAGTTCTTCAGGGGATTGAAT ATCAGTGCTGTTCGCTTACCCCGTGAGCCCAGCAATCCAGAGAGATTAAAAGGCTTTGGTTATGCGGAATTTGATGACTTGGACTCGCTTCTACGGGCTTTGAGTCTTAATGAAGAA TCTCTAGGGAACAGACGGATAAGAGTGGACATAGCTGATCAGGCACAGGATAAAG ATCGCGATGACCGCTCATTTGGCAGAGATCGAGACCGCAATCGAGATTCTGACAAGACAGATTCGTCTGATTGGCGGGCGCGTCCCACCACAGACACTGCCGATGACTATCCTCCCCGTCGTGGAGATGACAGCTTTGGAGGCGACC GGTATCGTAGTGACCGCTATGAATCGGACCGGTACCGTGATGGCCCACGTAGGGATGGCGATCGCTTTGATCGTGACAGAGGAAGAGATCGTTATGATGACCGTGATCGCAAGGATTATGATAGAG gttATGATTCCCGTGGAGGTGGTGGCGGCAGAAGAGCATTTGGTAGTGGCTACCGTCGTGATGATGATTacagaggtggtggtggtggtggtggtggaggaggcggaggaggagatCGATATGGTGATAGATATGATGACCGGCGAGATGACAAATCGGACAGGTGGAATGGCTACTCCCGGAATGACGAAAGCAGGAGGGAAGAACGAG gTCCTCCCCAAAGGCCAAAGTTGATCCTCAAACCACGTACTGCTCCCAAAGAGGAAGAAACCAGTGGAGTTCCTGCAGCATCCAGTCGAGCAGCCTCCATTTTTGGTGGCGCCAAACCTGTGGACACGGCTGCTAGAGAGCGCGAAGTAGAAGAACGATTGCAGAAGGAGCAAGAGAAAATGCAGCATCGTCATTTGGATGATGACCGACCTCGACAGATAGAGAGAAAGCCGAGGGAAAG ACATCCAAGTTGGCGCAGTGAAGATAACCAAGAGCGCTCTAGGACTGGAAGTGAGTCTTCTCAAACGGGGAACAGCGGATCGTCATCAAGGA TCTCACGAAGAAGGGAAAGTGAGAAGTCTGTAGAGAATGAAGTCTTTGGAAAAGATGAGGACTCTCCGAGCTCGAAATCCCCCAAATCTGACTCCCAAGTCCCATTAAAAGTCATGCCTGCTCCTCCACCTAAGGAGAATGCGTGGGTAAAACGTAGTACAGCGCCTCCACCCTCTCGCTCCCTCAGTTCAGAATCCTCTCAAAG TGGAGGAGAAAGATCTCATGATTCTGAAAGGCATTCTGTGACAGGGCAAAGAGGAG GAGATGAGAATAAAGAAGATCCAGATCATGCATCAAAGACTAGTGGGCACAGCATGGAAGATCACAGCAGAACAACTGATAG gcAAGAAAGGAAGGAATCAGATTCAAAG AAATTTAGCCAAGAGAGTAAGTACGCAGCTTTGGCCGTGGATGGGGAAGAGGAGACTGAAGAATACGCAGACTAA
- the EIF4B gene encoding eukaryotic translation initiation factor 4B isoform X2 has protein sequence MAASAKKNKKKGKTLTLTDFLADDGSPNVGVGGGGGGGGGGGGGGSTYAPKPVNWADETDDLEGDVSTTWHSNDDDMYRNPPIDRSILPTAPRAAREPNVDRSRLPKSPPFTAFLGNLPYDVTEESIQKFFRGLNISAVRLPREPSNPERLKGFGYAEFDDLDSLLRALSLNEESLGNRRIRVDIADQAQDKDRDDRSFGRDRDRNRDSDKTDSSDWRARPTTDTADDYPPRRGDDSFGGDRYRSDRYESDRYRDGPRRDGDRFDRDRGRDRYDDRDRKDYDRGYDSRGGGGGRRAFGSGYRRDDDYRGGGGGGGGGGGGGDRYGDRYDDRRDDKSDRWNGYSRNDESRREERGPPQRPKLILKPRTAPKEEETSGVPAASSRAASIFGGAKPVDTAAREREVEERLQKEQEKMQHRHLDDDRPRQIERKPRERHPSWRSEDNQERSRTGSESSQTGNSGSSSRISRRRESEKSVENEVFGKDEDSPSSKSPKSDSQVPLKVMPAPPPKENAWVKRSTAPPPSRSLSSESSQSGGERSHDSERHSVTGQRGGDENKEDPDHASKTSGHSMEDHSRTTDRQERKESDSKVIPVSKRKEVQAAKFSQESKYAALAVDGEEETEEYAD, from the exons CTAAGAAAAACAAGAAGAAGGGGAAGACCCTGACCCTCACTGACTTTTTAGCAGATGATGGGAGCCCTAACGTTGGTGTCGGTGGTGGTGGGGGTGGAGGTGGAGGTGGAGGTGGCGGTGGCAGCACCTATGCCCCAAAACCTGTCAATTGGGCAGATGAGACTGATGATTTGGAGGGAGATG TCTCGACAACATGGCAtagcaatgatgatgatatgtacagAAACCCCCCAATTGATCGTTCCATCCTGCCAACTGCTCCTCGAGCTGCACGAGAACCTAATGTGGACCGAAGCCGTCTGCCTAAAAGTCCTCCCTTCACTGCCTTCCTTGGGAACCTTCCCTATGATGTGACTGAAGAGTCCATACAGAAGTTCTTCAGGGGATTGAAT ATCAGTGCTGTTCGCTTACCCCGTGAGCCCAGCAATCCAGAGAGATTAAAAGGCTTTGGTTATGCGGAATTTGATGACTTGGACTCGCTTCTACGGGCTTTGAGTCTTAATGAAGAA TCTCTAGGGAACAGACGGATAAGAGTGGACATAGCTGATCAGGCACAGGATAAAG ATCGCGATGACCGCTCATTTGGCAGAGATCGAGACCGCAATCGAGATTCTGACAAGACAGATTCGTCTGATTGGCGGGCGCGTCCCACCACAGACACTGCCGATGACTATCCTCCCCGTCGTGGAGATGACAGCTTTGGAGGCGACC GGTATCGTAGTGACCGCTATGAATCGGACCGGTACCGTGATGGCCCACGTAGGGATGGCGATCGCTTTGATCGTGACAGAGGAAGAGATCGTTATGATGACCGTGATCGCAAGGATTATGATAGAG gttATGATTCCCGTGGAGGTGGTGGCGGCAGAAGAGCATTTGGTAGTGGCTACCGTCGTGATGATGATTacagaggtggtggtggtggtggtggtggaggaggcggaggaggagatCGATATGGTGATAGATATGATGACCGGCGAGATGACAAATCGGACAGGTGGAATGGCTACTCCCGGAATGACGAAAGCAGGAGGGAAGAACGAG gTCCTCCCCAAAGGCCAAAGTTGATCCTCAAACCACGTACTGCTCCCAAAGAGGAAGAAACCAGTGGAGTTCCTGCAGCATCCAGTCGAGCAGCCTCCATTTTTGGTGGCGCCAAACCTGTGGACACGGCTGCTAGAGAGCGCGAAGTAGAAGAACGATTGCAGAAGGAGCAAGAGAAAATGCAGCATCGTCATTTGGATGATGACCGACCTCGACAGATAGAGAGAAAGCCGAGGGAAAG ACATCCAAGTTGGCGCAGTGAAGATAACCAAGAGCGCTCTAGGACTGGAAGTGAGTCTTCTCAAACGGGGAACAGCGGATCGTCATCAAGGA TCTCACGAAGAAGGGAAAGTGAGAAGTCTGTAGAGAATGAAGTCTTTGGAAAAGATGAGGACTCTCCGAGCTCGAAATCCCCCAAATCTGACTCCCAAGTCCCATTAAAAGTCATGCCTGCTCCTCCACCTAAGGAGAATGCGTGGGTAAAACGTAGTACAGCGCCTCCACCCTCTCGCTCCCTCAGTTCAGAATCCTCTCAAAG TGGAGGAGAAAGATCTCATGATTCTGAAAGGCATTCTGTGACAGGGCAAAGAGGAG GAGATGAGAATAAAGAAGATCCAGATCATGCATCAAAGACTAGTGGGCACAGCATGGAAGATCACAGCAGAACAACTGATAG gcAAGAAAGGAAGGAATCAGATTCAAAGGTAATACCGGTGTCAAAGAGAAAGGAAGTGCAGGCAGCT AAATTTAGCCAAGAGAGTAAGTACGCAGCTTTGGCCGTGGATGGGGAAGAGGAGACTGAAGAATACGCAGACTAA